The following proteins come from a genomic window of Nitrospira sp.:
- a CDS encoding 4-alpha-glucanotransferase (amylomaltase): protein MYDRSESDLLRMLADRTGIAADYYDIAGMCHVTTDETRRAILAAMNLRVANREELIAELEGWDNRWWLQGCEPVHVLRLGRDVGTWSWYGPCERSEDSGLYVKWSLYAENGEKQCERTDGPGLRVEETRTIQGRRFIRVAMMFPQDLPLGYYTAKANAKGGSMDTKSTFRLIVAPERCYIPDELQQGVRWWGVALQLYSLRSHHNWGIGDFRDLGAVIEWTGNRLGAAVIGLNPLHALKNTKPYHISPYAPTSRLFLNDLYIDVTQVPECWMGPDVQSRLADPLFRARIEAARRSEFVDYDAVKSTKREILELCYRVFLRENFEGLEPELKPKTDRGKSFLHFTEREGESLARYAVFQALEEERQSVSSTSTIWEDWPEPYRSPTSEAVEEFRRRQMPRVRFFQYLQWLVAEQLLGAVKKTHEAGMPIGLYHDFALGSERYGADGWLNQEVLAFKADCGAPPDALGPEGQNWGISPLDPLRLRASGYRYFIELLRNNLRYGGAIRIDHVMALFRLFWIPRGLPPARGTYVHYRDDELLAILALESMRAKALVIGEDLGTVPDWVRDRLGTAGVFSYRVFYFEREYRGSWKPPAHYPAQSLAVVTTHDLPPLSGYWEGVDIETRSELGFFASEEARNAMWEERHREKKGILAALKSEGLLPMGVSDDPTYVPRMTTELMEGIHQYLARTPASIVLANVEDIIGTRCQTNLPGTVDQHPNWCRKLSLTVEDLVQDSRFERLASLLRMTRPLV from the coding sequence ATGTACGATCGATCTGAAAGTGATCTCTTGCGTATGTTGGCCGATCGGACGGGGATTGCTGCCGACTACTATGACATCGCCGGAATGTGCCATGTGACGACAGACGAGACACGACGGGCCATTCTGGCCGCCATGAATCTGCGGGTTGCGAATCGTGAGGAACTCATTGCGGAGCTAGAGGGGTGGGATAATCGTTGGTGGTTGCAAGGCTGTGAACCTGTCCATGTACTGCGGTTGGGACGAGACGTAGGTACCTGGTCGTGGTATGGGCCATGTGAGAGATCGGAGGATTCGGGTCTTTATGTTAAGTGGTCACTCTATGCGGAGAACGGAGAAAAGCAGTGTGAGCGAACGGATGGGCCGGGTCTGAGAGTCGAAGAGACTCGCACGATTCAGGGACGCAGGTTTATTCGTGTCGCCATGATGTTTCCACAAGACCTGCCGCTTGGCTATTACACAGCCAAAGCCAACGCAAAGGGAGGCAGCATGGATACGAAATCCACGTTCCGCCTCATTGTCGCGCCGGAGCGCTGTTACATTCCTGATGAACTTCAGCAGGGTGTTCGATGGTGGGGCGTAGCCTTACAGCTCTATTCATTGCGGAGCCATCATAATTGGGGCATCGGCGATTTTCGAGATCTGGGCGCCGTCATCGAATGGACAGGAAACCGTCTGGGCGCTGCTGTGATCGGGCTAAACCCGCTCCACGCTCTCAAAAATACCAAGCCTTATCATATTAGTCCCTATGCGCCCACCAGCCGTCTGTTTTTGAACGACTTGTATATTGACGTCACCCAGGTTCCAGAGTGTTGGATGGGTCCGGATGTGCAAAGCCGGCTTGCCGATCCACTATTTCGTGCAAGGATCGAAGCGGCTCGACGATCCGAGTTTGTGGATTACGACGCGGTAAAGTCAACGAAACGCGAGATCCTCGAGCTTTGCTATCGGGTATTTTTGCGGGAGAACTTCGAAGGCCTCGAACCGGAGTTGAAGCCAAAGACTGATCGGGGGAAAAGCTTTCTTCACTTCACAGAGCGGGAAGGAGAGTCCCTGGCGCGCTATGCGGTATTTCAAGCTCTGGAGGAAGAGCGGCAGTCCGTCTCCTCGACGTCGACGATCTGGGAAGACTGGCCGGAACCCTACCGATCTCCCACTTCGGAAGCCGTGGAAGAGTTTCGGCGTCGGCAGATGCCGCGTGTACGATTCTTTCAATATCTGCAATGGCTGGTCGCGGAACAGCTGCTCGGGGCGGTGAAGAAGACGCATGAGGCGGGTATGCCGATCGGTTTGTACCATGACTTTGCACTGGGCAGCGAACGCTATGGCGCCGATGGATGGTTGAATCAAGAGGTGTTGGCGTTCAAGGCTGATTGCGGTGCGCCTCCCGATGCACTTGGTCCTGAGGGACAGAATTGGGGAATTTCTCCACTCGATCCATTGCGTCTGCGCGCAAGCGGGTATCGATATTTCATCGAATTGCTACGCAATAATCTCCGCTATGGAGGGGCGATACGGATCGATCATGTCATGGCGCTCTTTCGACTGTTTTGGATTCCCCGTGGTCTCCCACCCGCGAGGGGGACGTACGTGCATTACCGGGATGATGAACTGCTGGCGATTTTGGCGCTGGAAAGCATGCGGGCGAAGGCACTGGTGATCGGCGAAGATCTAGGAACCGTTCCGGATTGGGTGCGCGACCGGCTCGGAACAGCAGGGGTCTTCTCGTATCGAGTCTTCTATTTTGAGCGAGAGTACCGGGGAAGTTGGAAGCCTCCGGCTCACTATCCCGCTCAATCTCTCGCCGTCGTCACAACCCACGATCTTCCGCCATTGAGCGGATATTGGGAAGGTGTGGATATCGAAACTCGATCCGAGCTGGGGTTCTTCGCTTCGGAGGAGGCTCGCAATGCGATGTGGGAAGAGCGGCATCGAGAAAAGAAGGGAATCCTCGCTGCATTGAAGTCGGAAGGACTCCTGCCCATGGGGGTATCCGATGATCCGACCTACGTGCCGAGGATGACGACTGAGTTGATGGAAGGTATTCATCAATATCTGGCCCGGACACCAGCGTCCATCGTCTTGGCCAATGTTGAAGATATCATTGGCACCCGATGCCAGACTAATCTACCGGGAACGGTGGACCAGCACCCGAATTGGTGCCGGAAATTGAGTCTGACAGTGGAGGATTTGGTCCAAGACTCGCGATTTGAGCGACTCGCGTCTCTGTTGCGTATGACCCGCCCTCTTGTGTAA